In a genomic window of Helianthus annuus cultivar XRQ/B chromosome 10, HanXRQr2.0-SUNRISE, whole genome shotgun sequence:
- the LOC110884202 gene encoding protein TRANSPORT INHIBITOR RESPONSE 1 has translation MVYSLPEEVLEHVFSFITSDKDRNAVSLVCKSWYEIERWCRRKVFVGNCYAVSPGIMIRRFPELRAVELKGKPHFADFNLVPDGWGGYACSWIDEMSRAYPWLEEIRLKRMVVTDESLELISTAFKNFKVLVLSSCEGFSTDGLSAIASNCRNLKELDLRESEVMDLSGRWLSHFPDTFTSLESLNISCLGSEVSFSALERLVARSPNLKTLRLNRAVPLGKLSTLLHQAPQLVELGTGAYSSGIRSDVYTGLSKAFLGCKELKGLSGFWDADPSYLPALYSVCSRLTTLNLSYSTIRSPDITKVIGQCPNLQRLWVLDHIEDSGLNALALSCKNLQELRVFPSDLYAADANITLTEQGLVSVSQGCPKLQSVLYFCHQMSNSALITIAKNRPNLTCFRLCIIEPRTPDYLTHEPLDIGFGAIVKHCKNLNRLSLSGLLTDRVFEYIGTHAKKLEMLSIAFAGDSDLGLHHVLSGCESLKKLEIRDCPFGDTALLANVAKLATMRSLWMSSCAVSIGACKILSQKMPMLNVEVIDENGSLDSRLDSCLVEKLYVYRTVAGPRSDMPGYIWTMDRDSANRI, from the exons ATGGTGTACTCGTTGCCGGAGGAGGTGTTAGAGCATGTTTTCTCGTTCATAACTTCTGACAAGGACCGCAATGCGGTTTCACTGGTGTGTAAGTCATGGTACGAGATAGAGCGGTGGTGCCGGAGGAAGGTTTTCGTCGGAAACTGTTACGCGGTGAGTCCTGGAATCATGATCAGGAGGTTTCCGGAGCTTAGGGCGGTGGAGTTGAAAGGAAAACCGCATTTTGCGGATTTTAATTTGGTACCGGATGGTTGGGGAGGATATGCTTGTTCTTGgattgatgaaatgtctagggcTTACCCATGGCTAGAGGAGATTAGGCTTAAGCGGATGGTGGTTACTGATGAGAGTTTGGAGTTGATCTCTACTGCTTTTAAGAACTTTAAGGTTTTGGTTTTATCTTCTTGTGAGGGTTTCAGTACCGATGGACTTTCTGCTATTGCTTCTAATTGCAG AAACTTGAAAGAATTGGATTTGAGGGAAAGTGAAGTGATGGATTTAAGTGGCCGTTGGCTAAGCCACTTTCCCGACACTTTTACCTCACTCGAATCACTCAACATATCCTGCTTGGGTTCCGAGGTCAGCTTCTCAGCTCTCGAACGATTAGTTGCAAGGTCACCCAACTTAAAGACGCTTCGACTCAATCGTGCGGTACCACTTGGAAAGCTTTCTACCTTACTACACCAGGCGCCACAGCTGGTTGAGTTGGGTACCGGTGCCTACTCATCAGGAATTCGGTCTGATGTATATACAGGTCTTTCTAAGGCTTTCTTGGGCTGCAAGGAGCTTAAGGGACTGTCAGGGTTTTGGGATGCTGACCCATCGTATCTTCCAGCTCTATATTCAGTTTGTTCTAGGCTGACTACATTGAACCTCAGTTATTCCACTATTAGAAGCCCTGATATCACTAAGGTCATCGGTCAATGCCCTAATTTGCAGCGTTTATGG GTACTAGATCACATTGAAGACAGTGGGCTCAACGCCCTAGCTTTATCCTGTAAAAACTTACAAGAACTAAGGGTATTTCCGTCCGACCTGTATGCTGCTGATGCGAATATCACCTTAACAGAACAAGGCCTTGTTTCCGTTTCACAAGGGTGCCCAAAACTCCAATCTGTTCTTTACTTCTGTCATCAGATGTCAAATTCCGCATTAATCACCATCGCTAAAAACCGCCCTAACCTAACCTGTTTCCGTCTTTGCATAATCGAACCACGAACTCCCGATTACTTGACCCATGAACCGCTCGATATCGGTTTCGGAGCCATAGTAAAACACTGCAAAAATCTTAACCGCCTTTCGTTATCCGGTCTACTCACGGACCGTGTGTTTGAATACATCGGGACCCACGCGAAGAAACTAGAAATGCTTTCTATAGCTTTTGCAGGAGACAGTGATTTAGGTCTACATCATGTTCTATCCGGGTGTGAAAGTTTGAAAAAGTTGGAGATTAGAGACTGTCCGTTTGGTGATACTGCTTTGTTGGCTAACGTCGCCAAGCTGGCGACAATGCGATCCCTTTGGATGTCATCATGTGCAGTTAGTATTGGGGCGTGTAAGATCTTAAGTCAGAAGATGCCTATGCTTAATGTTGaagttattgatgaaaatggaagttTAGATTCAAGGTTGGACAGCTGTCTTGTTGAGAAGCTTTATGTATATCGTACTGTTGCAGGCCCGAGGTCTGATATGCCGGGCTATATTTGGACTATGGATCGAGATTCTGCCAATAGAATTTGA